In Phragmitibacter flavus, the following are encoded in one genomic region:
- a CDS encoding DUF1501 domain-containing protein: MNFSASPDPRSPHFGRREMLKSLSSGFGYLAFAGLATQASQAAAPPREGPLAPKASHFPARAKHVIFLCMRGGPSHVDTFDYKPKLSADSGAAGQRPGTKLLGSKWNFAQHGQSGLWISELFPNVANHADDLCVLRSMQTDLPSHPQAFLQMHTGSFQFVRPSLGAWTLYGLGTENENLPGFVTLTPPGASGGAQNYGSSFLPAIYQGTRLGTDTRPIAGAQIRNLKSPLNSEVQRAELDLVQTLNRESLRRDQFNPAVEGVIESYELAFRMQKEMPQVMDIEGESAATKKLYGLENTSTADFGRKCLLARRFVEAGVRFVEISHGDWDQHFNLTSALGANCRSVDQPIAALLTDLKERGLLKDTLVIWGGEFGRTPHAQGGDGRDHNNKAFTMWMAGGGVKGGFAHGMTDDYGYEAIDNKMHVHDLHATILHLLGLDHEKLTYRYAGRDFRLTDVHGHVVKEIIA, from the coding sequence ATGAATTTCTCCGCCTCCCCTGATCCTCGCTCGCCCCACTTTGGTCGTCGTGAAATGTTAAAATCCCTTTCCAGCGGCTTTGGTTATCTGGCCTTTGCAGGTCTTGCCACCCAAGCTTCGCAAGCCGCCGCTCCACCACGCGAAGGCCCGCTTGCACCCAAAGCGTCGCACTTCCCGGCGCGTGCGAAACACGTGATTTTCCTCTGCATGCGCGGTGGTCCATCCCATGTGGACACGTTCGATTACAAACCGAAACTCAGCGCCGACAGTGGCGCTGCGGGGCAACGACCTGGAACCAAGCTGCTGGGTTCAAAATGGAACTTCGCCCAGCACGGGCAAAGCGGGCTATGGATTTCCGAACTCTTCCCCAATGTCGCAAATCATGCCGATGATCTTTGTGTGTTGCGCTCCATGCAAACCGATCTGCCTTCTCATCCGCAGGCTTTTCTTCAAATGCACACCGGCTCCTTTCAGTTCGTGCGACCATCTCTCGGCGCATGGACGCTTTATGGTCTCGGCACTGAAAACGAAAATCTTCCCGGCTTTGTGACCCTCACTCCACCAGGTGCTTCTGGCGGGGCGCAAAACTACGGCTCCTCATTTCTTCCTGCGATCTATCAAGGCACCCGCCTCGGAACCGATACCCGTCCCATCGCTGGCGCTCAAATCCGCAACCTCAAATCACCGCTCAACAGCGAAGTTCAAAGGGCTGAACTCGACTTGGTGCAGACACTGAATCGCGAATCCTTGCGACGGGACCAATTCAATCCTGCCGTCGAAGGCGTGATCGAGAGCTATGAACTGGCGTTCCGCATGCAGAAGGAGATGCCGCAGGTGATGGATATCGAAGGCGAGAGCGCCGCGACGAAAAAACTCTACGGTCTCGAAAACACCAGCACCGCTGACTTCGGGCGCAAATGCCTGCTGGCGCGCCGTTTTGTCGAAGCAGGCGTCCGTTTTGTGGAAATTTCCCACGGAGACTGGGATCAACATTTTAATCTCACCAGCGCGCTCGGAGCCAACTGTCGTTCCGTGGATCAACCCATTGCCGCGCTGCTCACGGATCTCAAGGAGCGCGGGTTGCTCAAAGATACCCTGGTCATCTGGGGTGGCGAGTTTGGCCGAACCCCCCACGCGCAGGGTGGTGATGGCCGCGATCACAACAACAAAGCCTTCACCATGTGGATGGCCGGAGGTGGTGTCAAAGGCGGCTTCGCGCACGGCATGACCGATGATTATGGTTATGAAGCCATCGACAACAAAATGCATGTCCATGATCTCCATGCCACCATTCTGCATCTGCTGGGTCTTGATCACGAAAAACTCACCTATCGTTACGCTGGACGCGACTTCCGGCTCACCGATGTGCATGGTCATGTGGTCAAAGAAATCATCGCCTAA
- a CDS encoding DUF1573 domain-containing protein, with product MRHLLPTLITLFLSIPLHAGLVFDQNPLELKPGPADEVVEAKFTFHNGGDKPITITGLDSNCSCLEANMDKATYQPGEKGSGTATFKVSTFVGKHEKSLRISTNDPKEPEQTLTTIIDIPVIVDVQPKTLQWVLGEAPTAKSVDITIAGPDPVHIKNVTATRDNVTFTLEEVEPGRKYRINLQPKDTETVTIGALRIETDSQYKRHTRQLAFFNIVRPSQTSKK from the coding sequence ATGCGGCACCTCCTCCCTACCCTCATCACCCTTTTCCTCTCCATCCCGCTCCACGCCGGACTCGTCTTCGACCAAAATCCCCTCGAACTCAAACCCGGTCCCGCTGACGAAGTGGTCGAAGCCAAATTCACCTTTCACAACGGCGGCGACAAACCCATCACCATCACCGGTCTCGACAGCAACTGCTCCTGCCTCGAAGCCAACATGGACAAAGCCACCTACCAGCCCGGCGAAAAAGGCTCCGGCACCGCCACCTTCAAAGTCAGCACCTTCGTCGGCAAACACGAAAAATCTCTGCGCATCAGCACCAACGACCCCAAAGAGCCCGAACAAACCCTCACCACCATCATCGACATTCCCGTCATCGTCGACGTCCAGCCCAAAACCCTCCAGTGGGTCCTCGGCGAAGCCCCCACCGCCAAATCGGTCGACATCACCATTGCCGGACCCGATCCCGTCCACATCAAAAACGTCACCGCCACCCGCGACAACGTCACCTTCACCCTCGAAGAAGTCGAACCCGGCCGCAAATACCGCATCAACCTGCAGCCCAAAGACACCGAAACCGTCACCATCGGCGCCCTGCGCATTGAAACCGACAGCCAATACAAACGCCACACCCGCCAGCTCGCCTTCTTCAACATCGTCCGCCCCTCACAAACCTCTAAAAAGTGA
- a CDS encoding rhodanese-like domain-containing protein produces the protein MRTIAEATLIVLLTLVAATATHHFHPRAPAWHLIDEPLLDDEVTLASITQQWNNDVLWIDARPRSDYETAHIPGALLLNEQEANDLLFDYFETLQDNTKPIVIYCGSEACQASRKMKDYLRERLPTADIYLLKGGWKSWTTSQSSPATPQP, from the coding sequence ATGCGCACCATTGCTGAAGCCACACTCATCGTCCTTCTCACCCTGGTCGCCGCCACCGCCACCCACCACTTCCACCCCCGCGCCCCGGCGTGGCACCTCATCGACGAACCGCTTCTCGACGACGAAGTCACCCTCGCCTCCATCACCCAACAATGGAACAACGACGTCCTGTGGATCGACGCCCGTCCCCGCAGCGACTACGAAACCGCCCACATTCCCGGTGCCCTCCTGCTCAATGAACAGGAAGCCAATGACCTCCTCTTCGACTACTTTGAAACCCTCCAGGACAACACCAAACCCATCGTCATCTACTGCGGTTCCGAAGCCTGTCAGGCCAGTCGCAAAATGAAAGACTACCTCCGCGAACGCCTTCCCACCGCCGACATCTATCTCCTCAAAGGCGGCTGGAAAAGCTGGACCACAAGCCAGTCTTCACCGGCAACTCCCCAACCTTAG
- a CDS encoding WD40 repeat domain-containing serine/threonine protein kinase gives MASAQQPDSFEPPSLAELAAMLPRYEVCDFIAQGGMGAVYLARQASLERHVAVKVLPPMPEGEVDFAGHMTREARSMARLTHNNIAAVHDFGVTDDGWFYLVMEFVDGDTLHNIIRLNRLTVPKVKSIALQLCDALIFAHEHGILHRDIKPSNILINQEGRVKVVDFGLSRPMAAQEDEVALGTPDYVAPEIMDGGRVDHRADVYALGIVIFEMLTGRVPWHDGRKTCALLPDGGAWNEVVQKATHENPDQRFRDVREMRAAILKATSPRREAHLPRTASGRLMDMGPPPVVKRSSGFGLLVLSSIVMLAGLAAWLWWQQEQAKQPKPVPGIMAVEKMLSTGGGVRDMVDSISTKLGEVLEGDQVATGTVVAEVVPEETLELAKVPAGHVSQMQEGHEDVITGVAIFPDQRRAATSSSDGTVRIWDVVRGVTILKFGPFENGMQRVAVSPDGKFVAAGSGHQMLRVWDATSGELVNQTASSGREVTGLAFSEDGRWLLSACTEMGASLRAWPWQDGGKRRAVLDKWGKIVNALALAPGGGKAQRFFTVGGGRDQQGISMELWMGDLQEAAPLKRLQARPMVPSRVAVSKDGALVAFTQGNRLLVVDVESDRDVASCVGHEGMVESMQFLEGGRFLLSSAQDKTIRIWEVMTGKEVFRMESETFCTSHVAVSADEQWLLSGGGMRWGSPPQKDGDFALHVWRLPKLGDLESEAGRLVRARREFEKLEVFDPDLASLRSSLAGEWASALAKAGSANPALALADLEAKYLAALQRAVPSLRGTAREAYLGEISRVTNKLRAPAQAAVGWPESLKGLFGIYLTQSAKLREEPGKILAAERNRQLAVIGEMVRTREAGEPMALARARLVQEEVVRRGSMSGGVGQN, from the coding sequence ATGGCATCTGCCCAACAGCCGGATTCTTTTGAACCGCCCTCGCTTGCCGAGCTGGCGGCGATGCTGCCGCGCTATGAGGTCTGCGATTTTATCGCGCAAGGAGGAATGGGGGCGGTGTATCTGGCGCGACAGGCTTCGTTGGAACGACATGTGGCGGTGAAGGTGCTGCCGCCGATGCCGGAGGGGGAGGTGGATTTTGCGGGTCACATGACGCGGGAAGCGCGGTCGATGGCGCGGTTGACGCACAACAACATTGCGGCAGTGCACGATTTTGGGGTGACGGATGATGGATGGTTCTATTTGGTGATGGAATTCGTGGATGGGGACACGTTGCACAACATCATCCGACTGAACCGGTTGACGGTGCCGAAGGTGAAGTCGATTGCGTTGCAGCTTTGTGACGCGCTGATTTTTGCGCATGAGCATGGGATTCTGCATCGGGACATCAAGCCTTCGAACATCTTGATCAATCAGGAAGGTCGGGTGAAGGTGGTGGATTTTGGGTTGTCGAGGCCGATGGCAGCGCAGGAGGATGAGGTGGCATTGGGCACGCCGGATTATGTCGCGCCGGAGATCATGGACGGGGGCAGGGTGGATCACCGGGCGGATGTGTATGCGCTGGGGATTGTGATTTTTGAAATGCTGACGGGTCGGGTGCCGTGGCATGACGGACGCAAGACCTGTGCGTTGTTGCCGGATGGAGGGGCCTGGAACGAGGTGGTGCAGAAGGCGACTCATGAGAATCCGGATCAGCGGTTTCGCGATGTCCGGGAGATGCGGGCCGCGATTTTGAAGGCGACTTCGCCGAGGCGGGAGGCGCATTTGCCGAGGACGGCGAGTGGGAGATTGATGGACATGGGGCCGCCGCCGGTGGTGAAGAGATCAAGTGGGTTTGGGTTGCTGGTGTTGAGTTCGATCGTGATGCTGGCGGGATTGGCGGCGTGGTTGTGGTGGCAGCAGGAGCAGGCGAAGCAACCCAAGCCGGTGCCGGGAATCATGGCGGTGGAGAAAATGCTGTCGACGGGGGGGGGCGTGCGGGACATGGTGGATTCGATTTCAACCAAACTGGGTGAGGTGCTGGAAGGGGATCAGGTCGCGACAGGGACGGTGGTTGCGGAGGTGGTGCCTGAGGAGACGCTTGAGCTGGCGAAGGTGCCAGCCGGACATGTTTCGCAGATGCAGGAAGGTCATGAGGATGTGATCACCGGAGTGGCGATTTTTCCGGATCAGCGTCGGGCGGCGACGTCGAGTTCGGATGGCACGGTGCGGATTTGGGATGTGGTGAGGGGGGTGACGATTTTGAAGTTTGGTCCATTTGAAAATGGCATGCAGCGGGTGGCGGTGTCGCCGGATGGGAAGTTTGTGGCGGCAGGGAGCGGTCACCAGATGTTGAGGGTTTGGGATGCGACGTCGGGGGAGCTGGTGAATCAGACGGCGTCATCGGGTCGGGAGGTGACGGGTCTGGCGTTTTCGGAGGATGGCCGGTGGTTGCTGAGTGCCTGCACGGAAATGGGGGCTTCGTTGCGGGCGTGGCCGTGGCAGGACGGGGGAAAGCGGCGGGCGGTGTTGGACAAGTGGGGCAAGATTGTGAATGCGCTGGCATTGGCTCCGGGTGGCGGCAAGGCGCAGAGATTTTTTACGGTGGGGGGCGGAAGGGATCAGCAGGGGATCAGCATGGAATTGTGGATGGGCGATTTGCAGGAGGCGGCTCCGTTGAAGCGCTTGCAGGCGCGGCCGATGGTGCCGTCGCGGGTGGCGGTTTCGAAGGATGGGGCTTTGGTGGCTTTCACGCAGGGGAACCGGCTGTTGGTGGTGGATGTGGAGTCAGACCGGGATGTGGCTTCGTGCGTGGGACACGAGGGGATGGTGGAGTCGATGCAATTTCTTGAAGGGGGGCGGTTTTTGCTGAGCAGTGCGCAGGACAAGACGATCCGGATTTGGGAGGTGATGACGGGCAAAGAGGTGTTCCGGATGGAGTCGGAGACATTTTGCACGTCGCATGTGGCGGTGAGTGCGGACGAGCAGTGGCTGCTGTCGGGCGGGGGCATGCGCTGGGGATCGCCGCCGCAGAAGGATGGGGATTTTGCATTGCATGTGTGGCGGTTGCCGAAGTTGGGGGATTTGGAGTCAGAGGCAGGTCGGTTGGTGCGGGCGCGGCGCGAATTTGAAAAGTTGGAGGTGTTTGATCCTGATTTGGCGTCGTTGCGGAGTTCGCTGGCGGGCGAGTGGGCGTCTGCTTTGGCGAAGGCGGGGTCGGCAAATCCGGCGCTGGCGCTGGCGGATCTGGAGGCGAAATACCTGGCGGCGCTGCAGCGGGCGGTGCCGAGTTTGCGCGGGACGGCACGTGAGGCTTACTTGGGCGAAATCTCGCGGGTGACGAACAAATTGCGGGCACCTGCACAGGCGGCGGTGGGCTGGCCGGAAAGCTTGAAGGGGCTTTTTGGGATTTATCTGACGCAATCTGCAAAACTGCGCGAGGAACCAGGGAAAATTCTGGCGGCGGAGCGGAATCGGCAACTGGCCGTGATCGGTGAAATGGTGAGGACCCGCGAAGCTGGGGAGCCGATGGCCTTGGCTCGTGCGCGATTGGTGCAGGAGGAGGTGGTGCGGCGTGGTTCGATGAGCGGCGGTGTTGGCCAGAATTGA
- a CDS encoding bifunctional serine/threonine-protein kinase/formylglycine-generating enzyme family protein, translating to MSSAPSSPNDGLFREAEEERVEVGEPGQAPGQPGGQEQGQVVEKELEKDKAADPPSIRDDIPIADLKLIRRIGSGAYGEVWLAQTITGAMRAVKVVWREDFEFEKTFQREFEGIKQFEPISRGHRGLVNILHVGWNEKAGFYYCVMELADDVENGQRIDIGSYVPRTLTSDFKRVGRLNVELCKQTGIHLADALGYMHSYGLTHRDIKPSNIIYVDGACKLADIGLVAAHGERTFVGTEGFVPPEGPGTFSADIYSLGKVLYEISSGKDRMEFPEVPDDLGSTDWKLWREWNAVICKACAPQVKDRFATAADFAEALREVGVPKPVTWGQRLRSGLPKLVLGSLLCGTGLSLVKSHLQPPYVVAAPVERKLTPEERAKAKLPNPGRMWLNHEDMKFSWRGDRHVADKPVHLTLFTRFLEDSLRPFEGEVVANFPKGGKPDYAVIVPKADAEEFCRWLTRQDREAGALSGDFEYRWKPDNAVKSKPGTREGWSAVRLEVTKVLYGQVVVASSPSDAEVSLNDEVLGRTPLTLLRVREGQVSYVLNLPGFLRETVKGQVKANGQLKLEAKLRPTDAVSFGKEWKNTLGMDFVPLGSVLMSAKEVRRADFGAFLRRIPISNPPMVEFGRETNLPMTQVSRRDAEAFCRWLTSVERSRGLIDEGQSYRLPTDDEWSMAANLPRERGESPAERSNRVEGIYPWGFSWPPPRAEGNVWDLTAARKANSKDALENLQDNFAGLAPAGSFPSNLYGFFDLSGNVAEWVTGEFGGTDEKLRTQGVVRGGSWKSRKREELLSSHRRAVPQGARMDEVGFRVVLSQDGVFSRPEEQ from the coding sequence ATGTCGTCAGCGCCTTCCTCTCCCAACGATGGACTTTTCCGCGAAGCGGAGGAGGAGCGTGTGGAGGTTGGAGAGCCGGGGCAGGCACCGGGTCAGCCTGGGGGTCAAGAGCAGGGGCAAGTGGTGGAAAAGGAACTGGAGAAAGACAAAGCGGCGGATCCGCCCTCGATTCGTGATGACATCCCGATTGCAGATTTGAAGTTGATCCGCAGGATTGGCTCGGGGGCTTATGGGGAGGTGTGGCTGGCGCAGACGATCACGGGGGCGATGCGGGCGGTAAAGGTGGTTTGGCGGGAGGATTTTGAGTTTGAAAAAACGTTTCAGCGCGAGTTTGAGGGGATCAAGCAGTTCGAGCCGATTTCACGCGGGCATCGCGGCTTGGTGAACATTTTGCACGTGGGCTGGAATGAGAAGGCGGGGTTTTATTACTGCGTGATGGAGCTGGCGGATGACGTGGAGAATGGTCAGCGGATTGATATTGGAAGTTATGTGCCGCGCACTCTGACGTCAGATTTCAAGCGGGTGGGGCGGTTGAATGTCGAGCTTTGCAAGCAGACGGGGATTCATCTGGCGGATGCGCTGGGGTATATGCACAGCTACGGGCTGACGCATCGAGACATCAAACCCTCCAACATCATTTATGTGGATGGCGCGTGCAAGCTGGCGGACATCGGGTTGGTGGCGGCGCATGGGGAGCGGACGTTTGTGGGGACGGAAGGGTTTGTGCCGCCGGAGGGACCGGGGACGTTTTCGGCGGATATTTATAGTCTCGGCAAGGTGCTGTATGAGATCAGTTCCGGTAAGGATCGCATGGAGTTTCCCGAGGTGCCGGATGATCTGGGGTCGACGGACTGGAAGTTGTGGCGGGAGTGGAATGCGGTGATCTGCAAGGCTTGTGCGCCGCAGGTGAAGGATCGGTTTGCGACGGCGGCGGATTTTGCCGAGGCGTTGCGGGAGGTGGGGGTGCCAAAGCCGGTGACGTGGGGTCAGAGGTTGAGGAGCGGACTGCCGAAACTGGTGCTGGGATCGCTGTTGTGCGGGACGGGATTGTCGTTGGTGAAGTCTCACCTGCAGCCGCCCTATGTGGTGGCGGCACCGGTGGAGCGGAAGTTGACGCCGGAGGAAAGAGCGAAAGCGAAGCTGCCGAATCCGGGGCGCATGTGGTTGAATCATGAGGACATGAAGTTCAGCTGGCGTGGGGATCGGCATGTGGCGGACAAGCCGGTGCATCTGACGTTGTTCACGCGATTTTTGGAGGACTCTTTGAGGCCTTTTGAAGGGGAGGTGGTGGCCAATTTTCCGAAGGGTGGCAAGCCGGATTATGCGGTGATTGTTCCAAAGGCGGATGCCGAGGAATTTTGTCGCTGGCTGACGCGTCAGGATCGGGAGGCGGGGGCGTTGAGCGGGGATTTTGAGTATCGCTGGAAGCCGGATAATGCGGTGAAAAGCAAGCCAGGCACGCGGGAAGGTTGGTCGGCGGTGCGACTGGAGGTAACGAAGGTGCTTTATGGTCAGGTGGTGGTGGCGAGTTCGCCGTCGGATGCCGAAGTGTCGTTGAATGATGAGGTTTTGGGACGGACGCCGTTGACGCTGCTGAGGGTGCGGGAGGGGCAGGTGAGCTATGTGCTGAATCTGCCGGGCTTTTTGAGGGAGACGGTGAAGGGGCAGGTGAAGGCGAACGGGCAGTTGAAACTGGAGGCGAAGTTGCGTCCGACGGATGCGGTGTCGTTTGGCAAGGAGTGGAAAAACACGTTGGGCATGGATTTTGTGCCGCTCGGGTCGGTGCTGATGTCGGCGAAAGAGGTGCGCCGGGCGGATTTCGGGGCATTTTTGAGGCGCATTCCGATTTCGAATCCGCCCATGGTGGAATTCGGCAGGGAGACCAATCTGCCGATGACGCAGGTTTCGCGCAGGGATGCGGAGGCGTTTTGCCGCTGGCTGACGTCGGTGGAGCGGTCGCGTGGATTGATTGACGAGGGTCAGTCCTACCGATTGCCGACGGATGACGAGTGGAGCATGGCGGCGAATTTGCCGAGGGAGCGTGGGGAGTCTCCTGCGGAGCGGAGCAATCGGGTGGAGGGAATTTATCCTTGGGGTTTCAGCTGGCCGCCGCCAAGGGCGGAGGGGAATGTTTGGGATTTGACGGCGGCGCGGAAGGCGAACTCGAAGGATGCGTTGGAGAATTTGCAGGACAATTTTGCGGGACTGGCTCCGGCGGGGTCGTTTCCGAGCAATTTGTATGGGTTCTTTGATTTGTCGGGCAATGTGGCGGAGTGGGTGACTGGTGAATTTGGCGGCACGGACGAGAAGTTGCGGACGCAGGGAGTGGTGAGGGGTGGGAGTTGGAAGAGTCGGAAGCGCGAGGAATTGCTGTCGTCGCATCGTCGGGCGGTGCCGCAAGGGGCGAGGATGGATGAGGTGGGATTTCGTGTGGTGCTGAGTCAGGATGGGGTGTTTTCGCGTCCTGAGGAGCAGTAG
- a CDS encoding RNA polymerase sigma factor — protein MPRSSAEPSTEKPPSDERRQRNLCEKTRKSLIEKLDNWEDQKVWDEFYQTYWRLIFSVATKAGLTREEAFDVVQETIIAIARQVKKGQYDPRAGSFKAWLLQMTRWRILDVFRARKRQPSLGDQGDENSENANLAMDRLSHEKDNILEKVWDKEWRDNITFAALERVKTRVSPRQYQIFDCYVMKGWGVKKTAEVLGINAAQVYLAKHRVGALVKKEVQALEATML, from the coding sequence ATGCCGCGCAGCTCCGCCGAACCCAGCACTGAAAAGCCTCCTTCCGATGAACGTCGGCAGCGCAATCTGTGTGAGAAGACGCGCAAGAGTTTGATCGAAAAGCTGGACAACTGGGAGGACCAGAAGGTCTGGGACGAGTTTTATCAAACGTATTGGCGGCTGATTTTCAGTGTGGCAACGAAGGCGGGTTTGACGCGGGAGGAGGCGTTTGATGTGGTCCAGGAGACGATCATTGCGATCGCGCGACAGGTGAAGAAGGGTCAGTATGATCCGCGTGCGGGTTCTTTCAAGGCGTGGCTGTTGCAGATGACCCGCTGGCGGATTCTGGATGTGTTTCGGGCGCGCAAGCGGCAGCCGTCTTTGGGAGATCAGGGTGATGAGAATTCGGAAAATGCGAACCTGGCGATGGACCGGCTTTCGCATGAGAAAGACAACATTTTGGAAAAGGTTTGGGACAAGGAGTGGCGGGACAACATCACCTTTGCCGCGCTGGAGCGGGTGAAGACGCGGGTGTCGCCGAGGCAGTATCAGATTTTTGATTGTTATGTGATGAAGGGCTGGGGGGTGAAAAAAACGGCGGAGGTTCTGGGGATCAACGCGGCGCAGGTTTATCTGGCGAAGCATCGGGTGGGTGCCTTGGTGAAGAAAGAGGTGCAGGCGCTGGAGGCGACCATGCTGTGA
- a CDS encoding dihydrofolate reductase produces MPKLIAIAAMASNRVIGRDGDLPWHLPEDLKFFKQTTQGHPVLMGRKTFESIFQRLGKPLPGRTNIVLSHTMPPRQDATIIRTFNELASLPGLTSPVIYLIGGAQLYDALLPQCDELLLTCLDQPYEGDAWFPAFESLFHPAEILLQGNGFEIRRYLRTQSSFPTPCASPSSL; encoded by the coding sequence ATGCCCAAACTCATCGCCATCGCCGCCATGGCCTCCAATCGCGTCATTGGCCGCGACGGAGATCTTCCCTGGCACCTGCCTGAAGACCTGAAATTCTTCAAACAAACCACCCAGGGCCATCCCGTGCTGATGGGTCGCAAGACCTTCGAATCGATCTTCCAGCGTCTCGGCAAACCGCTTCCCGGCCGCACCAACATCGTGCTCAGTCACACCATGCCGCCTCGCCAGGATGCCACCATCATCCGCACCTTCAACGAACTCGCTTCCCTCCCCGGACTCACCTCCCCTGTCATCTACCTCATCGGCGGCGCGCAACTCTACGACGCCCTCCTCCCGCAGTGCGACGAACTGCTGCTCACCTGCCTCGACCAACCCTACGAAGGCGACGCCTGGTTCCCCGCCTTCGAATCGCTCTTCCACCCCGCCGAAATCCTTCTGCAAGGCAACGGTTTCGAAATCCGTCGTTATCTCCGCACCCAATCATCATTCCCCACACCATGCGCCTCACCCTCCTCTCTCTGA